In Gossypium arboreum isolate Shixiya-1 chromosome 5, ASM2569848v2, whole genome shotgun sequence, a single genomic region encodes these proteins:
- the LOC108450282 gene encoding ABC transporter I family member 6, chloroplastic: MAWQIQCTASPPPLPSFPPFTLKSSSFISLPLPLPLPLTRSSRFRSTHAPSPRPIAASFSAVESTTSTDGLGNSKTPLLEVRGLTAVIAETKQEILKGVNLVVHHGEIHAIMGKNGSGKSTFSKVLVGHPDYEVTGGDVVFKGENLLDMEPEERSLAGLFMSFQSPVEIPGVNNIDFLHMAYNARRKKLGEPELGPLEFYAYIYPKLDLVNMKTDLLNRNVNEGFSGGERKRNEILQLAVLGADLAILDEIDSGLDVDALRDVAKAVNGLLTPTNSVLMITHYRRLLEVIKPTFIHIMENGRIIKTGDSSLAEVLEEKGYNAISAA, translated from the exons ATGGCTTGGCAAATTCAGTGCACTGCTTCACCACCACCACTCCCTTCTTTTCCCCCTTTTACTCTAAAATCCAGCTCTTTCATTTCTCttcctctccctctccctctccctctcacTCGCTCTTCCCGCTTCCGCTCTACTCACGCGCCGTCTCCTAGGCCCATCGCCGCTTCCTTCTCCGCCGTTGAATCTACCACCTCCACCGACGGTCTTGGCAACTCCAAGACGCCTCTTCTCGAAGTCAGAGGTTTAACTGCCGTGATTGCTGAAACCAAGCAGGAAATCCTCAAAGGCGTCAACCTCGTCGTTCACCATGGAGAG aTTCATGCTATAATGGGAAAGAATGGCTCTGGGAAGAGTACGTTTTCTAAG GTTCTTGTCGGTCATCCAGATTATGAGGTGACTGGAGGAGATGTTGTTTTCAAGGGAGAGAATTTGCTTGACATGGAACCGGAGGAAAGATCTCTTGCCGGACTTTTTATGAGTTTCCAGTCCCCGGTTGAGATCCCGGGTGTGAACAATATCGACTTTTTGCACATGGCATACAATGCTCGAAGGAAAAAACTTGGTGAGCCTGAGCTTGGTCCACTTGAG TTCTATGCTTACATATATCCTAAACTCGATCTTGTGAACATGAAGACTGATTTGCTTAACCGAAATGTCAATGAAGGATTCAGTGGAGGTGAAAGGAAGCGCAATGAGATTTTGCAGCTTGCG GTTCTTGGAGCAGACTTGGCTATACTCGATGAGATTGATTCTGGGCTAGATGTTGATGCCCTTCGAGATGTAGCGAAAGCAGTGAATGGTCTTTTGACTCCAACAAACTCAGTTTTGATGATAACTCATTATCGACGACTGTTGGAAGTTATAAAGCCGACATTCATTCATATTATG